Proteins co-encoded in one Burkholderia ambifaria AMMD genomic window:
- the dapC gene encoding succinyldiaminopimelate transaminase yields MNPRLDSLQPYPFEKLRALFKDVTPGAGMPGAGTPAASLKPISFGIGEPKHPTPALIRDAVVAALDGLASYPATAGSDALRTSIAHWLERRYGLPALDPATQVLPVSGSREALFSLAQTVIDSRASADGKKAIVLCPNPFYQIYEGAALLAGAEPYFANSDPARNFACDYAAVPDEVWARTQLLYVCSPGNPTGAVLTLDDWRELFALSDRHGFVIASDECYSEIYFDEAAPPLGGLEAAHRLGRGFERLVMLSSLSKRSNVPGMRSGFVAGDAALLKKFLLYRTYHGAALSPVWQHASIAAWNDEAHVRENRALYLQKFNTVTPMLADVIDVKLPDAAFYLWANVARTGLSDTEFARRLYADYNVTVLPGSYLARDAHGTNPGRDFIRIALVAGTPECVEGAQRIVDFCQALAR; encoded by the coding sequence GTGAACCCTCGACTCGACTCGCTCCAGCCCTATCCCTTCGAAAAGCTGCGCGCCCTGTTCAAGGACGTGACGCCCGGTGCCGGTATGCCCGGTGCCGGTACACCCGCTGCCAGCCTCAAACCGATCAGCTTCGGCATCGGCGAGCCCAAGCACCCGACGCCGGCGCTGATCCGCGACGCCGTGGTGGCCGCGCTCGACGGTCTCGCGTCGTACCCGGCCACGGCCGGCTCGGACGCGCTGCGCACGTCGATCGCGCACTGGCTCGAACGCCGCTACGGGCTGCCGGCGCTCGATCCGGCCACGCAAGTGCTGCCCGTGTCGGGGTCGCGCGAGGCGCTGTTCTCGCTCGCGCAGACGGTGATCGACTCGCGCGCGAGCGCGGACGGCAAGAAGGCGATCGTACTCTGTCCGAATCCGTTCTATCAAATTTACGAAGGCGCGGCGCTGCTGGCCGGTGCCGAACCCTATTTCGCGAACAGCGACCCGGCGCGCAACTTCGCTTGTGACTATGCGGCCGTGCCCGACGAGGTGTGGGCGCGCACCCAGCTGCTGTACGTGTGCTCGCCGGGCAACCCGACGGGCGCCGTGCTGACGCTCGACGACTGGCGCGAGCTGTTCGCGCTGTCCGACCGCCACGGTTTCGTGATCGCGTCCGACGAGTGCTATTCGGAAATCTATTTCGACGAAGCGGCGCCGCCGCTCGGCGGCCTCGAGGCCGCGCACCGCCTCGGCCGCGGCTTCGAACGGCTCGTGATGCTGTCGAGCCTGTCCAAGCGCTCGAACGTGCCGGGCATGCGCTCGGGTTTCGTCGCCGGCGACGCCGCGCTGCTCAAGAAATTCCTGCTGTATCGCACGTACCACGGTGCGGCGCTGTCGCCGGTCTGGCAGCACGCGAGCATCGCCGCGTGGAACGACGAGGCGCACGTGCGCGAGAACCGCGCGCTGTACCTGCAGAAGTTCAACACGGTCACGCCGATGCTGGCCGACGTGATCGACGTGAAGCTGCCCGACGCCGCGTTCTACCTGTGGGCCAACGTCGCGCGCACCGGGCTGTCGGACACCGAGTTCGCCCGCCGCCTGTACGCCGACTATAATGTGACGGTTCTGCCCGGCTCGTACCTGGCGCGCGACGCGCACGGCACGAATCCAGGCCGCGATTTCATCCGGATCGCGCTCGTCGCGGGCACCCCCGAATGCGTCGAGGGCGCGCAACGCATCGTCGATTTCTGCCAAGCTCTCGCGCGGTAA
- the radA gene encoding DNA repair protein RadA, with amino-acid sequence MAKQKTVYVCSECGGQTPKWQGQCPSCQAWNTLVESVAESPAAHRFQSLAKRAPVQRLVDIEAADVPRFSTGIGEFDRVLGGGLVPGGVVLIGGDPGIGKSTLLLQSLADIANERRALYISGEESAAQIALRAQRLALLDGGAPAAELKLLAEIQLEKIQAAIDAERPDVAVIDSIQTVYSEALTSAPGSVAQVRECAAQLTRIAKQSGTAIIMVGHVTKEGNLAGPRVLEHIVDTVLYFEGDTHSSFRLVRAFKNRFGAVNELGVFAMTERGLRGVANPSALFLSQHEQVVPGSCVLVTQEGTRPLLVEVQALVDTAHVPNPRRLAVGLEQNRLAMLLAVLHRHAGIACFDQDVFLNAVGGVKITEPAADVAVLLAIHSSMRNKALPKGLIVFGEVGLAGEIRPSPRGQERLREAAKLGFTSALIPKANAPKQPIEGLNVMAVERIEQAIDRVRDLE; translated from the coding sequence GTGGCGAAACAGAAAACCGTCTATGTCTGCAGCGAGTGCGGCGGACAAACCCCGAAGTGGCAGGGGCAATGCCCGTCGTGTCAGGCCTGGAACACCCTCGTCGAATCGGTCGCCGAGTCGCCGGCCGCCCATCGCTTCCAGTCGCTCGCGAAGCGGGCGCCGGTGCAGCGGCTCGTCGACATCGAGGCGGCCGACGTGCCGCGCTTCTCCACCGGCATCGGCGAATTCGACCGCGTGCTGGGTGGCGGGCTGGTGCCGGGCGGCGTCGTGCTGATCGGCGGCGATCCGGGCATCGGCAAGTCGACACTGCTGCTGCAGTCGCTCGCGGACATCGCGAACGAGCGGCGCGCGCTCTATATCAGCGGTGAGGAATCGGCCGCGCAGATCGCGTTGCGCGCGCAACGGCTCGCGCTGCTCGACGGCGGCGCGCCGGCGGCCGAGCTGAAGCTGCTCGCCGAGATCCAGCTCGAGAAGATTCAGGCCGCGATCGACGCGGAACGGCCGGACGTCGCTGTCATCGATTCGATCCAGACCGTCTATTCCGAAGCGCTGACGTCGGCGCCGGGCTCGGTCGCGCAGGTGCGCGAATGCGCGGCGCAGCTCACGCGCATCGCGAAGCAGTCCGGCACCGCGATCATCATGGTCGGGCACGTGACGAAGGAGGGCAACCTCGCGGGCCCGCGCGTGCTCGAGCACATCGTCGACACGGTGCTGTACTTCGAGGGCGACACCCATTCGTCGTTCCGGCTCGTGCGCGCGTTCAAGAACCGCTTCGGCGCGGTCAACGAGCTCGGCGTGTTCGCGATGACCGAGCGCGGGCTGCGCGGCGTCGCGAACCCGTCCGCGCTGTTCCTGTCGCAGCACGAGCAGGTCGTGCCGGGTTCGTGCGTGCTCGTCACGCAGGAGGGCACGCGCCCGCTGCTCGTCGAAGTCCAGGCGCTCGTCGATACGGCGCACGTGCCGAATCCGCGCCGGCTCGCGGTCGGCCTCGAGCAGAACCGGCTCGCGATGCTGCTCGCGGTGCTGCACCGGCACGCGGGCATCGCGTGTTTCGACCAGGACGTGTTCCTGAACGCGGTGGGCGGCGTGAAGATCACCGAGCCGGCCGCTGACGTCGCCGTGCTGCTCGCAATCCATTCGTCGATGCGCAACAAGGCGCTGCCGAAGGGCCTGATCGTATTCGGCGAGGTGGGGCTGGCGGGCGAGATCCGGCCGTCCCCGCGTGGCCAGGAACGGCTGCGCGAAGCGGCGAAGCTCGGGTTCACGTCTGCGCTGATCCCGAAGGCGAATGCGCCGAAGCAGCCGATCGAAGGGCTAAACGTGATGGCCGTCGAGCGGATCGAGCAGGCGATCGACCGCGTGCGCGATCTCGAATGA
- the prmB gene encoding 50S ribosomal protein L3 N(5)-glutamine methyltransferase yields the protein MTTPFATIRDLLRYAVTRFSKAKLAFGHGSDNAYDEAAYLVLHTLDLPLDTLEPFLDARLLPDEIAAVLAVIERRATERVPAAYLTHEAWMHGHRFYVDERVIVPRSFIGELLDDGLQPYVADPEQVGAVLELCTGSGCLAILAASAFPNAEIDAVDLSDKALEVARINVSDYSLDDRITLHRGDLYAPLPAFRAEPDARYDVILTNPPYVNATSMAALPPEYRHEPEMALAGGEDGMDIVRRIISEAHKWLHDDGVLVVEIGNEREHVEAAFGGLELTWLPTSAGDDTVFLIQASDLPRKA from the coding sequence ATGACGACACCATTTGCAACTATTCGCGACCTGCTGCGCTACGCGGTCACGCGCTTCTCGAAGGCCAAGCTCGCATTCGGCCACGGCTCGGACAACGCGTACGACGAAGCCGCGTACCTCGTGCTGCACACGCTCGACCTGCCGCTCGACACGCTCGAGCCGTTCCTCGATGCGCGCCTGCTGCCCGATGAAATCGCGGCCGTGCTCGCGGTGATCGAACGGCGCGCGACCGAACGCGTGCCGGCCGCGTACCTCACGCATGAAGCGTGGATGCACGGCCACCGCTTCTACGTCGACGAGCGCGTGATCGTGCCGCGCTCGTTCATCGGCGAGCTGCTCGACGACGGGCTGCAGCCGTATGTCGCCGACCCCGAGCAGGTCGGCGCGGTGCTGGAGCTGTGCACCGGCTCCGGCTGCCTCGCGATCCTCGCCGCCAGCGCGTTCCCGAATGCCGAGATCGACGCGGTCGACCTGTCCGACAAGGCACTCGAAGTCGCCCGGATCAACGTGAGCGACTATAGCCTCGACGATCGCATCACGCTGCATCGTGGCGATCTCTACGCGCCGCTGCCCGCGTTCCGCGCCGAACCCGACGCGCGCTACGACGTGATCCTGACGAACCCGCCGTACGTGAACGCGACGTCGATGGCAGCGCTGCCGCCCGAGTACCGGCACGAGCCGGAGATGGCGCTCGCGGGCGGCGAGGACGGCATGGACATCGTGCGGCGCATCATCTCGGAAGCGCACAAGTGGCTGCACGACGACGGCGTGCTCGTCGTCGAGATCGGCAACGAGCGCGAGCACGTCGAAGCCGCGTTCGGCGGCCTCGAACTCACGTGGCTGCCCACCAGCGCGGGCGACGACACGGTGTTCCTGATCCAGGCGTCCGACCTGCCGCGCAAGGCCTGA
- a CDS encoding ATP-binding cassette domain-containing protein, whose product MIRFNQFSLARGTKPLFESASFVLNPGEKAGLIGANGAGKSTLFSVLRGELHSDAGDFSMPPSWRIAHVSQETPAVDRSALDYTLDGDTALREIEARIAAASAAHDGAAEADAHAAFADADGYTAPARAEALLLGLGFTLAQTRESVASFSGGWRMRLNLAQALMCRSDLLLLDEPTNHLDLDAIVWLEDWLHRYAGTLVVISHDREFLDSICNVTLHLENRQVKRYGGNYSQFEVLRAQQLALQQNAYEKQQKTIEHLQSFVDRFKAKASKAKQAQSRMKALEKMELIAPAHIASPFTFEFRTPDAAPNPMMVMEDVRCGYHADDGTDIPIVERVALSIQNGQRIGLLGANGQGKSTLIKTLAGTLAPLSGHVRDGKGLTIGYFAQHQLETLREDDSPLAHLARLAPDTREQELRDFLGGFNFSGEMATSPVGPFSGGEKARLALALIIWQKPNLLLLDEPTNHLDLETRHALTMALAQFEGTLILVSHDRHLLRATTDQFMLVAKHRLQPFDGDLDDYRDWLLQHAAEQRAAAKADGAAATGADPGVNRKDQKRQAAEERQRLSQLKKPLQNRITKLEKEMETLHAEKARLDAFVADPASYEAARKTELTDAIRKLGEVNSRLETVEADWLAVHEELEQIG is encoded by the coding sequence GTGATCCGTTTCAATCAGTTCAGCCTTGCTCGAGGCACCAAACCGCTGTTCGAGTCGGCCTCGTTCGTGCTCAATCCCGGTGAAAAGGCCGGCCTGATCGGCGCGAACGGCGCCGGTAAGTCGACACTGTTCTCGGTCCTGCGCGGCGAGCTGCATTCCGACGCCGGCGATTTCTCGATGCCGCCGTCGTGGCGGATCGCCCACGTGTCGCAGGAAACGCCCGCGGTCGACCGCTCGGCGCTCGACTACACGCTCGACGGCGACACCGCGCTGCGCGAGATCGAGGCGCGCATCGCCGCCGCGTCGGCCGCGCATGACGGCGCGGCCGAAGCCGACGCGCACGCGGCGTTCGCCGATGCCGACGGCTATACCGCGCCGGCGCGCGCCGAGGCGCTGTTGCTCGGCCTCGGCTTCACGCTTGCGCAGACGCGCGAGTCGGTCGCCAGCTTCTCCGGCGGCTGGCGCATGCGCCTGAACCTCGCGCAGGCGCTGATGTGCCGCTCCGACCTGCTGCTGCTCGACGAACCGACGAACCACCTCGACCTCGACGCGATCGTCTGGCTCGAAGACTGGCTGCACCGCTACGCCGGCACGCTCGTCGTGATCTCGCACGACCGCGAATTCCTCGACTCGATCTGCAACGTCACGCTGCATCTGGAAAATCGCCAGGTGAAGCGCTACGGCGGCAACTACTCGCAATTCGAAGTGCTGCGCGCGCAGCAGCTTGCGCTGCAGCAAAACGCATACGAAAAGCAGCAGAAGACGATCGAGCACCTGCAGAGCTTCGTCGACCGCTTCAAGGCCAAGGCCAGCAAGGCCAAGCAGGCGCAGAGCCGGATGAAGGCGCTCGAGAAGATGGAGCTGATCGCGCCCGCGCACATCGCGTCGCCGTTCACGTTCGAGTTCCGCACGCCCGACGCCGCGCCGAACCCGATGATGGTGATGGAAGACGTCCGCTGCGGCTACCATGCCGACGACGGCACGGACATCCCGATCGTCGAACGCGTGGCGCTGTCGATCCAGAATGGCCAGCGCATCGGCCTGCTTGGCGCGAACGGCCAGGGGAAATCGACGCTGATCAAGACGCTGGCCGGCACGCTCGCGCCGCTGTCGGGCCACGTGCGCGACGGCAAGGGCCTGACGATCGGCTATTTCGCGCAGCATCAGCTCGAAACGCTGCGCGAGGACGATTCGCCGCTCGCGCATCTCGCACGGCTCGCGCCCGACACGCGCGAGCAGGAACTGCGCGACTTTCTCGGCGGCTTCAATTTCTCCGGCGAGATGGCGACGAGCCCGGTCGGCCCGTTCTCCGGCGGCGAGAAAGCGCGGCTCGCGCTAGCGCTGATCATTTGGCAGAAGCCGAACCTGCTGCTGCTCGACGAGCCGACCAACCACCTCGACCTCGAAACGCGTCACGCGCTGACGATGGCGCTCGCGCAGTTCGAAGGCACGCTGATCCTCGTCTCGCACGACCGCCACCTGCTGCGCGCGACCACCGATCAGTTCATGCTCGTCGCGAAGCATCGCCTGCAGCCGTTCGACGGCGACCTCGACGATTACCGCGACTGGCTGCTGCAGCACGCGGCCGAGCAGCGCGCGGCCGCGAAGGCCGACGGCGCGGCGGCGACGGGCGCCGATCCGGGCGTCAACCGCAAGGACCAGAAGCGCCAGGCGGCCGAGGAGCGCCAGCGCCTGTCGCAGCTGAAAAAGCCGCTGCAGAACCGCATCACGAAGCTCGAAAAGGAAATGGAAACGCTGCACGCCGAGAAGGCGCGCCTCGATGCGTTCGTCGCCGATCCGGCGAGCTACGAGGCCGCGCGCAAGACGGAGCTGACCGACGCGATCCGCAAGCTCGGCGAGGTCAATAGCCGGCTCGAAACGGTCGAGGCCGACTGGCTCGCCGTGCACGAAGAGCTCGAGCAGATCGGCTGA
- the cls gene encoding cardiolipin synthase, with protein sequence MTLDWLHLGTLILAVHVLGIVAACHALMNTRTSQGAIAWAVSLAAMPYLTLVPYLFLGRSKFSGYVDARRHEMEALRTHTPRVPWLDADATNGPAADAIGRAAVLALTRLGGMPFVGGNSVRTLVNGDATFEAILSAIDSAREYVFVQFFIVRVDALGLMLRDALLARAAAGVRCYLLYDSIGCFDLPHSYVDTLRRGGVEVHPFATHRKFVNRFQLNFRNHRKIVVVDGNRAFVGGHNVGVEYLGANRRLSPWRDTHIEIRGPVVASIQYVFAEDWHWATQTLPPLAAPPEALPGDAMHCLAVPMGPADKQETGSLFFVGAINAAHERVWITTPYLIPDEAVIAALKLAVMRGVDVRILIPCRRDHYVVFEASKLYARDLIDAGVKVFRYRPGFLHQKVVLIDRIAAAVGSANLDNRSFRLNFEIMVLTVDRAFADEVGAMLDADFAQSYEVDANEYRHSPAWRRIAMHVARLFAPIL encoded by the coding sequence ATGACCCTCGACTGGCTACATCTCGGCACCCTGATCCTGGCCGTTCACGTGCTCGGGATCGTCGCGGCGTGTCACGCGCTCATGAACACGCGCACGTCGCAAGGCGCGATCGCGTGGGCCGTGTCGCTCGCCGCGATGCCGTACCTGACGCTCGTCCCCTACCTGTTCCTCGGTCGCAGCAAGTTCTCCGGCTACGTCGACGCGCGGCGCCACGAAATGGAAGCGTTGCGCACGCATACGCCGCGCGTGCCGTGGCTCGATGCGGACGCAACCAACGGGCCGGCGGCCGACGCGATCGGCCGCGCTGCGGTGCTCGCGCTCACCCGGCTCGGCGGGATGCCGTTCGTCGGCGGCAATTCGGTGCGCACGCTCGTCAACGGCGATGCGACGTTCGAGGCGATCCTGTCGGCGATCGACTCGGCGCGCGAATACGTGTTCGTCCAGTTCTTCATCGTGCGCGTCGACGCGCTCGGCCTGATGCTGCGCGACGCGCTGCTCGCCCGCGCGGCAGCCGGCGTGCGCTGCTACCTGCTGTATGACAGCATCGGCTGCTTCGACCTGCCGCACAGCTACGTCGACACGCTGCGCCGCGGCGGCGTCGAGGTCCACCCGTTCGCGACCCACCGCAAGTTCGTCAACCGCTTCCAGCTCAACTTCCGCAATCATCGCAAGATCGTCGTCGTCGACGGCAATCGCGCGTTCGTCGGCGGACACAACGTCGGCGTCGAATATCTCGGCGCGAACCGGCGTCTGTCGCCGTGGCGCGACACCCATATCGAAATCCGCGGCCCGGTGGTGGCCAGCATTCAGTACGTGTTCGCCGAAGACTGGCACTGGGCCACGCAGACGCTTCCGCCGCTCGCCGCGCCGCCGGAGGCGCTGCCCGGCGACGCGATGCATTGCCTCGCCGTACCGATGGGCCCGGCCGACAAGCAGGAAACCGGCTCGCTGTTCTTCGTCGGCGCGATCAACGCCGCGCACGAACGGGTGTGGATCACGACGCCGTATCTCATACCCGACGAAGCGGTGATCGCCGCGCTGAAGCTCGCGGTGATGCGCGGCGTCGATGTGCGCATCCTGATCCCGTGCCGGCGCGACCACTACGTCGTGTTCGAGGCGTCGAAGCTCTATGCGCGCGATCTCATCGACGCAGGCGTCAAGGTGTTCCGCTACCGCCCGGGCTTCCTGCACCAGAAAGTCGTGCTGATCGATCGCATCGCGGCCGCGGTCGGCAGCGCGAATCTCGACAACCGCTCGTTCCGGCTGAACTTCGAAATCATGGTGCTGACCGTCGATCGCGCGTTCGCCGATGAAGTCGGGGCCATGCTCGACGCCGATTTCGCGCAGTCCTACGAGGTCGATGCGAACGAGTATCGGCACTCGCCCGCGTGGCGGCGCATCGCCATGCACGTCGCGCGCCTGTTCGCACCCATCCTGTAG
- the dapD gene encoding 2,3,4,5-tetrahydropyridine-2,6-dicarboxylate N-succinyltransferase, which produces MSQQLQQIIDTAWENRAELSPKAAPADVREAVAHALEQLDKGALRVAEKIDGNWTVHQWLKKAVLLSFRLEDNAPMPAGGYSQFYDKVPSKFANYTAEDFAAGGFRVVPPAIARRGSFIAKNVVLMPSYTNIGAYVDEGTMVDTWATVGSCAQIGKNVHLSGGVGIGGVLEPLQANPVIIEDNCFIGARSEVVEGVIVEENSVISMGVYLGQSTKIYDRETGEVSYGRIPAGSVVVAGNLPSKDGSHSLYCAVIVKKVDAKTRAKVGLNELLRGD; this is translated from the coding sequence ATGTCGCAACAACTTCAGCAAATCATCGATACCGCCTGGGAAAACCGCGCCGAGCTGTCGCCGAAGGCCGCGCCCGCCGACGTCCGCGAAGCCGTCGCTCATGCGCTCGAGCAACTCGATAAGGGCGCACTGCGCGTCGCCGAGAAGATCGACGGCAACTGGACCGTGCACCAGTGGCTGAAGAAGGCCGTGCTGCTGTCGTTCCGCCTGGAGGACAACGCGCCGATGCCTGCCGGCGGCTACTCGCAGTTCTACGACAAGGTGCCGTCGAAGTTCGCGAACTACACCGCTGAAGACTTCGCCGCGGGCGGCTTCCGCGTCGTGCCGCCGGCCATCGCGCGCCGCGGCTCGTTCATCGCGAAGAACGTCGTGCTGATGCCGTCGTACACCAACATCGGCGCGTACGTCGACGAAGGCACGATGGTCGACACGTGGGCCACGGTCGGTTCGTGCGCGCAGATCGGCAAGAACGTGCACCTGTCGGGCGGCGTCGGCATCGGCGGCGTGCTCGAACCGCTGCAGGCGAACCCCGTCATCATCGAAGACAACTGCTTCATCGGCGCGCGCTCGGAAGTCGTCGAAGGCGTGATCGTCGAGGAGAACTCGGTGATCTCGATGGGCGTGTACCTCGGCCAGAGCACCAAGATCTACGATCGCGAAACGGGCGAAGTCAGCTACGGCCGCATCCCGGCCGGCTCGGTCGTCGTGGCCGGCAACCTGCCGTCGAAGGACGGCTCGCACAGCCTGTACTGCGCGGTGATCGTGAAGAAAGTCGACGCGAAGACCCGCGCGAAGGTCGGCCTGAACGAGCTGCTGCGAGGCGACTGA
- the dapE gene encoding succinyl-diaminopimelate desuccinylase, which produces MSATLALTEQLIARASVTPDDQHCQQLMTERLAALGFECETIASHGVTNLWAVKRGADGRDGKLLAFAGHTDVVPTGPLEQWTSPPFVPTHRDGKLYGRGAADMKTSLAAFVVASEEFVAAHPGHRGAIAFLITSDEEGPATDGTVKVVELLETRGERVDYCIVGEPTSSAELGDVVKNGRRGSMSGELVVKGVQGHIAYPHLAKNPIHLLAPALAELAAEQWDAGNEYFPPTTWQVSNLHAGTGATNVIPGHADLMFNFRFSTASTVEGLQARVHAILGKHGLEYTLKWSVSGLPFLTPRGDLSNALENAIRAETGLTTELSTTGGTSDGRFIARICPQVIEFGPPNGSIHKIDEHIDVRFVDPLKNVYRRVLEQLIA; this is translated from the coding sequence ATGTCCGCCACCCTAGCCCTTACCGAACAGCTGATCGCCCGCGCGTCCGTCACGCCCGACGACCAGCATTGCCAGCAGCTCATGACCGAGCGCCTCGCCGCGCTCGGCTTCGAATGCGAGACCATCGCGTCGCACGGCGTGACCAACCTGTGGGCCGTCAAGCGCGGCGCCGACGGCCGCGACGGCAAGCTGCTCGCGTTCGCGGGCCACACCGACGTCGTGCCGACCGGCCCGCTCGAGCAGTGGACCTCGCCGCCGTTCGTCCCCACGCATCGCGACGGCAAGCTGTACGGCCGCGGCGCGGCCGACATGAAGACGTCGCTCGCGGCGTTCGTCGTCGCGTCCGAGGAATTCGTCGCGGCCCACCCCGGCCACCGCGGCGCGATCGCGTTCCTGATCACGAGCGACGAGGAAGGCCCGGCCACCGACGGCACCGTGAAGGTCGTCGAACTGCTCGAAACGCGCGGCGAACGCGTCGACTACTGCATCGTCGGCGAGCCGACCTCGAGCGCGGAGCTCGGCGACGTCGTGAAGAACGGCCGCCGCGGCTCGATGTCGGGCGAGCTGGTCGTCAAGGGCGTGCAGGGCCACATCGCATACCCGCACCTCGCGAAGAACCCGATCCACCTGCTCGCGCCGGCGCTCGCCGAGCTCGCCGCCGAACAGTGGGACGCAGGCAACGAATACTTCCCGCCGACCACCTGGCAGGTGTCGAACCTGCATGCCGGCACCGGCGCGACCAACGTGATCCCCGGCCATGCGGACCTGATGTTCAACTTCCGCTTTTCGACGGCGAGCACGGTCGAGGGCCTGCAGGCACGCGTGCATGCGATCCTCGGCAAGCACGGCCTCGAATACACGCTGAAGTGGTCGGTGAGCGGCCTGCCGTTCCTCACGCCGCGCGGCGACCTGTCGAACGCGCTGGAGAACGCGATCCGCGCCGAGACCGGCCTCACGACCGAGCTGTCGACGACGGGCGGCACGTCCGACGGACGCTTCATCGCGCGCATCTGCCCGCAGGTGATCGAGTTCGGCCCGCCGAACGGCAGCATCCACAAGATCGACGAGCACATCGACGTGCGCTTCGTCGACCCGCTGAAGAACGTGTACCGACGCGTGCTCGAACAACTGATCGCCTGA
- a CDS encoding ArsC family reductase, whose product MAKPHTVVVYGIPNCDTVKKARVWLDDHGVEFEFHDFKKLGVSAPLVEDWLKDVSLDALVNKRGTTWRGLDDAMKAAAETRSGAVALMIHKPSVIKRPVLVVNGRVKSLGFVADQYAALFAA is encoded by the coding sequence ATGGCCAAGCCGCACACCGTGGTCGTCTACGGCATTCCGAACTGCGACACCGTGAAGAAGGCCCGCGTGTGGCTCGACGATCACGGCGTCGAGTTCGAGTTTCATGACTTCAAGAAGCTCGGCGTCAGCGCGCCGCTCGTCGAGGACTGGCTGAAGGACGTGTCGCTCGACGCGCTCGTGAACAAGCGCGGCACGACGTGGCGCGGCCTGGACGATGCGATGAAGGCGGCCGCGGAAACGCGCTCCGGCGCGGTCGCGCTGATGATCCACAAGCCGTCGGTCATCAAGCGTCCCGTGCTCGTCGTCAACGGCCGCGTGAAATCGCTCGGCTTCGTGGCCGATCAGTACGCGGCGCTGTTTGCCGCCTAG
- a CDS encoding glutathione peroxidase, with protein MSTLYSFSAETLAGEPASLDAYRGKVLLIVNTASECGFTPQYAGLQKLYEQYAARGFFVLGFPCNQFGKQEPGDAAQIGAFCERNYGVTFPMFAKVDVKGDHAHPLYRYLTDEAPGILGLKAIKWNFTKFLVDRDGRIVKRYAPSTKPEEIAADIDKLL; from the coding sequence ATGTCCACCCTCTATTCGTTCAGCGCGGAGACGCTCGCCGGCGAGCCGGCGTCGCTCGACGCGTATCGCGGCAAGGTGCTGCTGATCGTCAATACCGCGAGCGAGTGCGGTTTCACGCCGCAGTATGCGGGCCTGCAGAAACTGTACGAGCAGTACGCGGCGCGCGGCTTTTTCGTGCTCGGCTTTCCGTGCAACCAGTTCGGCAAGCAGGAGCCGGGCGACGCCGCGCAGATCGGCGCGTTCTGCGAGCGCAACTACGGCGTCACGTTCCCGATGTTCGCGAAGGTCGACGTGAAGGGCGACCATGCGCATCCGCTGTATCGCTATCTGACCGACGAGGCGCCCGGCATTCTCGGCCTGAAGGCGATCAAGTGGAATTTCACGAAATTCCTGGTCGACCGCGACGGGCGGATCGTCAAGCGCTATGCGCCGTCGACGAAGCCCGAGGAAATCGCCGCGGATATCGACAAGCTGCTGTAA
- a CDS encoding DUF2866 domain-containing protein: MFKQYGDAASGRLYNLRGCRVSEPIVHPWGGGCRIVEWIDEEGRLARRVVSEDVTEAEVAAAIRQPTEGRRYLMDDDEQLPRDTLPRR; the protein is encoded by the coding sequence ATGTTCAAACAGTATGGGGATGCGGCCAGCGGACGCCTTTACAACCTGCGCGGCTGCCGCGTATCGGAGCCCATCGTTCACCCGTGGGGCGGCGGATGCCGGATCGTCGAGTGGATCGACGAAGAAGGGCGCCTCGCACGCCGGGTCGTGTCCGAGGACGTGACGGAAGCGGAAGTCGCCGCGGCGATCCGCCAGCCGACCGAAGGGCGGCGTTACCTGATGGACGATGACGAGCAACTGCCGCGCGATACGTTGCCGCGGCGTTGA